GATGACGTCCAGTTTACTTCCCATGATTCAATCGTCCTCCAGGGGAACCTGTTCGTCGCCGGCCGCCGTCCCCTCGGCGGCGTCCGGCTCCGTTCGTAGGCGATTCAGTCCGAAGTAGGTGACCACGCCGAGGCCGATCCAGGCGGCGCTGAGCGCCAGCGCCAGCGGGTCCGTCCGCACGAGGAACTCCACGAGCACCAGCGTCAATACGAGGTTCAGGACGATGCCGATGACCGGTGGGGCCGGGTAGAACGGCATCTCGTAGGGCCGGTTCATGTCGGGTCGCTCCCGGCGCAGCTTGATGACCGAGCCGTTGACGACGATAAAGGAGAGCAGGAAGAAGAGGCTCGACATGTTGCCGGCGCTCTGCGTGGGCAGGACGACCGACCCGAGCATCACCACCGCCGAGGCGACGATGGCGACGAACGGCGTCCCGTAGCGGTGGTGAATCTGGCCGAACGACGGGAGCAGCTGACCCTCCCGCCCCATCGAGAAGGCGACCCGCGAGGAGGCGATGACCACCGCGTTGAGCGCCGTCAACGTCGAGAACACCGCGCCGAAGACGATGATGGCGCCGCCGTTCTGGATGATGGGTAGCCCCGTCGGCATGAACGACGTCGCCGCCTGTGCGATGCCGGCCTCGCCGGCCTCCGCCAGTCCCTGTGCGCCCAGGGTCCCGACGGCGACGGTGACCACGGCGAGGTAGACCACGACCGTCGCCGCGAGACTCACGAAGATGGCTTTCGGGATGTTCTCGCGGGGATTCTCGACCTCCTCGGTGACCGTGGTAATGAGGTCGTACCCCTCGAAGGCGATGAAGGTGAGCCCCATCGCGGGGAGGATGGCCAGTGCGCCCCCCTCGGCCGGGAACAGCGGCTGGAACTCCGCCGTCGAGAACATCGGCGCCGTCGCGCCGAAGGCGACGAACACCACGAGGATGCTCACCTTCACGATGGTGAACACCGTCTCCAGGCTCCCGCTCGCGGCCGTCGAGACGGCGTTCAGCGAGACGAGGCCCAGGACGGCGAGGAACGCCAGCAGGAACGTGGCCGGCAGGGCCGCGTCCACCACCGGCAGCGAGATGGCGCCGACCGCCTCGGGCGGCGGGACGATACCGTAGACGTGCAGCAGCTCGAGGAAGTTGGGCGCGAACCCGAGCGCGTACAGCGCGCCGGCGATCATGTACGCGAACCAGAGCATCCAGCCCATCAGATACGAGGGGAGGTCGGCGAACACCTCGCGGACGAAGGCGTAGCCGCCGCCGCTCTTGGGAATCGAGGCTGCCAGTTCGGCGTACGAGAGGCCGGTGAAGGCAGTGACGACACCGTTGAGCGCGAACACCAGGATGGCCGCCGGACCCGCGATTTCGGCGGCCAGCCCGGTCAGGACGAAGATACCGGCGCCGATCATCGCGCCCATGCCGATCATCGTCGCGTCCAGCAGGCCCAGGTCGGCCTCCGGCGAGCGGTCCTGCTGGCTCACTGGCCCGGCCTCCGTGCGTGACCCGCGGTATCTCGGTCTCGCGGCTGTGGCCGACACGGACCGGCCCGGAGCTGTCTCGTGGCGCGCCAGCCGCCGGTCGGAATCCAGCGCATCAACCGGCATATCTGTAGGTTCCCACTTTTAATCCGGGGACGATTTGCAGCGAGCGGGAACTGCCGGTCGATTCAGGACCGGGGCCGTCCCGTCGCACAAACCGTTATTATGGTGTGGCATGTACGCACATGACATGGCAACGGCATATCTGGTGAGTACGGCTCTGATGGGCCTGCTCGTCGTCGGTGTCCTGCTCTGGCTCGGCCGGGTCAGGGGCTGGTATCAGTACTCCCCGGCAGCCTCGGGCGAGGGCTGGTCGCCGGGTGTCCCGCCCAAGAGCACCGTCGACCGACTGACTGGCAGCACGTCGGCGTGGCTGGTCGCGTTCGCGCTGCTCGTCGTCGGCTTCCTCGTCGGCGTCGTCGCGTTCATCTCCGCACCGGCCGGCAGCGGCGGGCTCGCCGGGCCAGCGGTCGCCGTCGGCGGTGGACTCCTCCTCGTGGGCTACCTCCTCTTCGGCGTCTACATCTCGGCGAAGCGCCGGGGCCACCCGAGCGCCCTCGCGGCCGCCGAGTCGGCGACGGTCGCCGGGACGCTCTTCCTGGTCGCGATAACCGTCAGGCTCGTCCTGCCCTGAGCCGCCGACGCCGAACGGGTAACAGAGTTGGTATCGTCGATTTATGTCTCTCTGTCGTCCCTCTAGATAGGGATGAACAGGACCAGTCGGCTCTCGATTCTCCACGTCGACGACGACGCAGACCTGCGGGACCTCGTCAAACTCCAGCTCGAACGGGAGGAGAACGCCATCGAGTGCACGGTCCGCACCGAGGGCTGCCCGCAGCAGGCACTCGACCTGATACGTGATCCGGAGACCGCGTTCGACTGCGTCATCAGCGACTACAACATGCCCGCGATGAACGGTATCGAGTTCCTGCGGGCGGTTCGCGACTCACACCCCGAGCTCCCTGTGCTCCTTTTCTCGGGCGAGGAGACGGCCGACATCGCCGCCGAGATAGTCGAGGCCGGCCTCACGGATTACCTGCGGAAGGGGTACGGACTCGACCAGTACACGATGTTGATTCGGCGGGTGTCTCACGCCGTCGAGTCGGACGGGGCGTTCGACTCCGAGATGGAGACGGAGCTCGACGGTGTCGGCGTCGTCGGGCGGGACGAACACTTCGACGACGTCGACGACACCTACGCCTCGATGTACGGCTACTCGGCGGACGAACTCACGGGGAAACACTGGACCGAGCTCCACCCCGACGAGGAGGTAGAGCACATCCGCACGCACGTCCTGCCCGTCGTCGAGCGCGGCGGCAAGTGGACCGGTCGGAGCGAGGGGCTTCGCTCGGACAACACGCGGTTCACGGAGTCGAAACTCGTGACCGCACTGGACGACGGCCGCCTGCTCATCGCCGTCTCGGAACTCGACGACTCGCCGCTCGCCGGGGAAGTCTGACGGGGCGAAGCACCTGCCGTCGGACGGTTCGAAAACGGGGCCGTCGTCTCAGACGATGGAGTAGGCGGCCGCCGCGGTCAGCGCCACTGCGCCCAGCGTCCCGGCCAGTATCATGTACGTGACCGAGCGTGGCTCGGAGATGAGGTGCTGGTAGTACGCGGCGACCCCGACGGCCTTGATGACCGACAGCACCATGATGACGCCGAAGGCCAGCCAGTAGGCGCTGTCCACGAGTCCCACGAACTCCACGACCGCTTGCACGGTCGCGAAGACGAACAGTACGACGTATATCAGGGTGTAGCCTTTCCAGTCCATGGTCACAGGATGTAGAACAGCGGGAACAGGAACAGCCAGACGATGTCGACGAAGTGCCAGTAGAGCCCGAAGTACTCGATGGGCTTGTCGTCACCCTGGTACGCCCCGTTCCAGGCGCGGATTGTCATGTACCCACAGATGATGAGCCCGATGACGACGTGGGCCCCGTGGAGCCCGGTCGTCAGGTAGAACGTCGACGACCCGATGTTCGTCGAGAGGTTCCATCCGTTCGGGAACGCCTCCGTGGAGATGTGGAACAGGTGGTTCCACTCGATACCCTTGTTGATGAGGAAGCCGACGCCCAGCGCGAAGGTGCCAGCCATAAGACCGGTCGTCAACTTCCGCCGGTTGCGCTTGGCCGCGACCATCGCCAGCACGACGAGGAAGCTCGACGTGAGCAACAGGTAGGTGTTGATGAGCCCCGGCATCGTCACGTGCTCGGCGGGGATGAGGTCGTGGTGCCAGTCCGACCAGCCGTAGGCCACCCGGACGAAGGCATAGGAGCCGATGAACCCGCCGAAGAGGACGACGTCGCTCGCGAGGAACGTCCACATCCCGAGTTTCATCTTCTCGACGCTGTCGAACGGCCACCGTTCTGCGATGGCCATCTCCGGGGCGTGGAACGGCTCGCGGGTCATGCCCACCAGCGACCCGAAGGTGGCCAGGCTGCCGACCGCCGCCATGCCGACGTAGACCACGCTCCCGGTCCGGACGCCCGAGAGGCCCAGGAACGCGATGAAGCCCCCGAGACTGACGAGGAACGGCCAGAAACTCGCGTGACTGGCGTGTTCCCCACCGCCGGTCTCGTGGGCCGCTGCCGTCGGCGTCGCGGTGGCGGTCACCGCCCGGATGTTCCGGGCCGTCCCGCCGTCGGTGGCCCGCCCCCCGTCGGCCGCGACGCCCGCGCCACCGGTGGACGTGCCGGTCCGCTCGGCGACGTCCTCGTCGTCGAGGAACTCCAGCGACCCGTTCGCGTACGACGGCAGGCCGGGGAAGTTCTCCAGGTCGGGCGGCGAGGGGACGGCCCACTCCGCCGTCGAGGCGTACTTCCAGGGGCTGTCCCCGGCGTCCTCGCCGCGCCAGATGCTGACGAAGAGGTTGTAGAACATGACGAGCATGCTCGCCCCGAGGATGAACCCGCCGATCGTCGAGATGTTGTGCCAGATGGTCAGGTCAGCGGGGTACTCGAAGACCCGCCGCGGGGTCTCCCAGGCGATGAACATCGGGAAGTACAGCACGTTGAAACCGATGAAGAACGCCGCGAAGTGGACCTTCCCGAGGAACTCGTTGTACATCTTCCCGGTCATCTTCGGGTACCAGTAGTACAGCGCCCCGATGAGCGCCGTCGCGCCCCCGAACATCACGTAGTGGAAGTGTGCGACCACCCAGTAGGTCCCCCGGAACTGGTAGTCCAGCACGATGGCCCCGAGGAAGACACCGGTGATGCCCCCGAGGATGAACAGGAGCAGGGCCCCGAGCGCGAAGAGGAACGGCGTCTTGAACCGCACGCGACCTTTCGCCATCGTGTAGATGAGCGAGAACACCATCAGGTCGAAGGGCAGCGAGATGCCGATGGTCGTCGCCATGAAGATGGTCTTGATTGGCAGGTTGATGCCGGTCAGGAACATGTGGTGCATCCAGACGATGAAGGACTGGATGGCGACCAGCACCATCGAGATGATGAACCACTTGCGCCCGACCAGGCGACGGCCGGTGAACGTCTGGAAGATCTCTGCCATCGCGCCCAGCGCCGGGAAGAAGACGATGTACACCTCCGGATGGCCGAAGAACCAGAAGAGGTGGGCCCACAGCAGCGACGCGCCGGGGTTCTCCGCGCTCGTCCCGAGCGTTGTCCCGTCGTTGGCGAACTGGAAGTACGTCGTCCCGATGACGTGGTCCGAGGCCAGTATCATCAGGGCCGCCAGCAGCGCCGCGAAGGCAAAGAGCATCATCCAGACGGTGAGGTTGATCGACAGCGAGAAGATGGGGATGTCGCGCATCCGCAGGCCCTCGGCCCGCATGCGGTACATCGTGGTCAGGAAGTTGACCGACCCCATCGTCACCGCGGCGGTGAACATGATGAGCGCCAGGACGACCGACGTCGCGCCCAGTCCCTCGCCGGGGATGTAGGCGGGCGTGTTCAGCGGCGCGTACATCGTCCACCCGCCGGCGAACGTCGCACCCTGGAAGAAGGAGACGCCGACCAGGATGCCCGAGAACAGGTAGAGCCAGTACGATAGCGCGTTCAGCCGGGGAAAGGCGAGGTCGTCGGCCCCGATCTGGAGCGGGACGAGGTAGTTGGCGAAGCCGAAGGCGAAGGGGGAGATGAACCAGAACACCATCAGCAGGCCGTGCGTCGAGACGGCCTGGTTGTAGCCCATCGACCCCAGCAGGTCCGCGCCCGGGGACAGCAGTTCCAGGCGGAACAGGAGTGCGAGGACGCCGCCGAAGACCAAAAAGAAGATCGACGTGATGAGATAGAGGATGCCGATGTCCTTGTGGTTGGTCGTGAGGAACCACCGGCTGATCGACGACTTCGGCGGCAGGCCGTGGTCGTAGCTCATGCCGGCGCACCTCCGACTGTGGCGGTCCCGCTCGGGGCGAGCGCGGCGGTCTCGTTACCGCTCGTCCCGTTCGAACTCGCCTGCGTGTCGCTGTACCACTCCTCGTACTCGGACTGGGTGACGACCTCGACCGGCGCGACCATCACGGAGTGGCCGCTGCCACACAGCTCGTAGCACTTGGCCTCGTACTCGCCCGTCTCGGGGGCGGTGAACCACGCGGTGGTGGTCTGCCCGGGGATAGCGTCGGTCTTGACGCGCAGCTCGGGGATGCCGAAGTTGTGGAAGACGTCCGAGGACGTCACCTGTAATCTGATCACCCGGTCCTGTGGCACGACCAGCGTGTTGGTCTCGTGCCCGTTGGGGTAGGTAAATGCCCACCCGAAGCGGAACCCTTCGACGTCGATATCGATGGCGTCGATGTCCGCACGGTCGTCGTCCGGCCCGTTCTCGACGTACAGCAGCGTCGTGTACGTCCACGCGATGAGCGAGATGACGATGACGGCGCTGATGCCAAAGGAGTAGAACACCTTCCGTCCGCCGGTCCCCCCGGTGGGTTTCTCGCCCAGTTGCGGCCGCTCGACCTTGTCCGTGTACGGGTCCTCCTCGCTCGCGGACTCCCGATACTTGACGGCGTGGTACATCGTGTAGGTGACCACGACGATGCCCACTACCGCTCCGAGGACGAGGAAGACCTCGAAGATACTGTTGAACACGTCCGCCGGCGCCCTGACGTCCCCTCCGTGGAGCGGAAACGCCGTGACGTGTGGTAGCGTGTGACTCGACATCAAGGTGACGTTCAAGGTACCATGTATTAGTCATTGTGGACAACGAGTGGATAAGTAATCTCGCGTAACCTATTCCACGAGCGAACTTTTTTATCTGATGGTATGTAATACCATGACATGGCAGACCCGTCTCCGGGCGTCGACGACCCGGCAATGAACGACGAGCCGGCCGTGCCCGACGAAAACGAGTTCGACAGCCTGGTCGGTATCATCGGCGACGGGCTCGTCGGAGCCGCCGGTGGGCTCGTCGGTACGGCGATGATGAGCGTCGTCTTCCTGGTCGCCGAGTCCGTCGGTGCCTTCGACCGCTCCGCGTTCGCCATCCTGACGGAGCTGGTCGGCCTGGACGGACTCGTCCCGGAGGTGCTGTTCGGGTACCTCATCTTCCTCGGCGGCGGGATGTTACCCTGGCCACTCCTCTTCGCGTCGTTGAAGGCGTACCTCCCCGGACGGAGCGACCCCGTCAGCGGGGCCTTCTTCGGGGCCGCGATGTGGACGGGCTTCGTCCTCGCCTTCTACACGGGACAGAGCGGCCTCTCGCTGGTCCTGTACGCCCTGCTCACGCTGGTTGCCCACGTGGTCTACGGCATCGGCCTCGGCGTCGTGTTCAACTACTTCATGACCCGGCCGGATTCCATCGTCTGAGCGCCCCGGGCCCGTCTGTCTCGTGGCCGGACCGGGCCGCCCCGGCCCGGCACGGACTCACTCCGAGTACCCTTCCTGCAGAAACGCGCCTTCCGTCTCGTACATCGACACCAGCTCGACGATGAACTCCTCGTAGGTCTCGTCGTCCTCCAGGTGGGTCTCGAGCCGTTCTCGCAGGTCGTCGCTGATTTCGAGCGTGTATGTCATGGCAATCGGGAACACTGTTCCCGGTGCTGGTAGATAGATGCCGCATGGACAAATAACCGGTAGGTGCACGCTAGCAGTGGCTGCAGACGGATACCGACCTCTCTCTATCTGAAACGTTTCGGGGAACAGTTAATTCACTTCGAGTTGTACGACTGGTATGGGCAGTATCCTCCTTGCCACCGACGGGAGCGAGTACGCGCGGAAAGCAGCCGACAGGGCGATCGACCTGGCCGAGGAGCACGAGAGCCCGTTGCACGTCATCTGTGTCGTCGACCGCCAGAAGTTCGACGACCCGGCGCTCAGCTCCGCGGAACTGGCGACCATCTACGCCGAGGACCACGCCGTCGTCTCTGTCAACGAGGTGACCCAGATGGCCGACGGTCGAGATATCGTCGTCGAGGGGGAGACGAGACACGGCGTCCCCCACGAGACGATTCTCGAGTACGCCGACGAGGTCGATGCGGACGTCATCGTCGTCGGCGAACACGGCGACCACGAGGAGCACTTCTCTGGCGTCGGCAAGAAGGTGGCCAGTACGTACGACCGTGACGTGGTCGTCGTGACAGCAGAGCCCTGACCACGACGATGTACGACCAGATTCTGATTCCGACCGACGGCGGTGACGTCGCCGACACCGCGGCCGAGGTGGCGATCACGCTCGCCGGCCGCTTCGACGCCACGCTGCACGTCGTCCACGTCAGCGAACTCGGCGAACTGCCGCCGGGCACGGACGACGCGGACGCGAGCCCCCTCGCGAGCGGCGCCGAGGCCGCGGTGACCGAGATAGCGGAGGCCGCAGCCGATGCCGGGCTCGAAGTGGCGACGGCCATCGTCGAGGCCGGCAGTTCCGTCCACGGGGCGCTCCTCGCCTACGTCGAGCGCCACGACGTCGACTGCCTGGTCATGGGCACACACGGCCGGAGCGGGGTCGACCGAGTCGTCTTCGGGAGCGTCGCCGAGCGGACGGTCCGTGAGTCCCCGGTGCCCGTGCTGACCGTCCACGCCGAGACGGTCCTCGACCCGGACTTCTCCTCGATACTGGTCCCGACGGACGGCAGTCGCTGTGCCCGAACCGCCGTGGACCACGCTATCGAACTGGCCGACCTGACCGGTGCGACGCTCCACCTCCTCAACGTCGTCAACCCGGCGGCAATCTACGGCGACGTCGACACGGCTCGAATCCTCGACTCGCTCGAAGCGGCCGGGGCCGGACTGCTCGAGGACCTCGAGGAAGTCGCGAGCGACGCCGGCCTCTCGTCGGTGGAGACGACCGTCACGACCGGCACGCCCCACCGGGCCATCAGAGCGTACGCCGACGACCACGACATCGACTGCATCGCGATGGGGACCCACGGCCGGACCGGCGTCCAGCGCTACCTGCTGGGCAGCGTCACCAGTCGCGTCATCCGACTGTCCGACGTCCCGGTCCTCGCGATTCCGGGGACGCGAGACGACTGACCCCTCGCCCCGTCAGTCCGCTTCTTCCAGCAGCCAGCCGAAGCGTTTCTCCCAGAACTCCTCGCTCCGTGGCTTCTTGCTCTTGCCGCGGGTCTTCCGGTCGCGAATCCGTCGTTCGAGGACGTCCCGGGCCTCGTTGAGGGCGTGACTCGCGCCGTATCCCTCGCCCGATGCCATGTAGAGGCCCTGGTCGGTGTGCAGACGGATGCGAGCCAGCAACAGCGGCGTCCCGCGGAGTTTCTCGTCGTGCTCGTGGAGGTGTATCTTCGCGTCGAGGACCGTCATCTCCCGGTCGCGCCCGTCGAACTTGTCGACCATCTCGACGATGTCCTCGTACTGCACGTCGTCGAGCAGGTCGGTGCCGTACACCTGGACGCTCCGGTTGCCGCCGGCCTCCCAGGTGAGCGCGTCGAGGACGTCCGTCTTGGTGACGATGCCGTACGGGTGGCCGTTGTCGGTGACGACGAGCGACGAGCCACCGAGGTCGAACATCGCCTCGACGGCCACGTCGAGCGTCTCGTCGGGGTCGATGGTCCGGACCGGCGCCACCATCACGTCACGGACTGGCAGGTCGAGCACCCGCTGGAGTTCACCCTCCCGGGCACCGAAGCCGCCGCCACGGCTTCGACTGGCGCTGGCCGCGAGCGACCCGCCGAAGGAGTCCTGCCCGCTCGCGTCGCCGCCCTGACTCTGTCTGGCCTCCCGGACGGTGAGCTCGGTCACGTCGTAGAGGCTCACGATGCCGACGGGGTCGTCGTCCTCGACGACCGGGAGGTGCGTGATACGGTGCTCCCGGAAGTCGTGGAGCGCTTCGCCGAGCGTCGTCTCCGGTGCCACGGTGACGAGGTCCGACGTCGCGGCCTCGCGCACCGTCGCCGCGTCGAGGAACGGCATCACCGCCTCGAGAATCCCGTCGACGGTGACGATGCCCGTCAGCGTCTCCCCCTCGAACACGGGGAGCAGTTGCGTGTCGCTGTCTATCATCAACTGCGCGACGGCGCGAATGTCCTCGTCCGCGCGCAGTCGAGGCACGTGCCAGACGAGCGAGCCGACCTTCTCGTCCGGCGGGTGGTGGGACCCGGCCAGCTGCCGGCGGGTGACGATGCCCTCGAACTCGTCACCGTGGACGACGACGCCCTTGAGCGTGGGGTCGTCGAAGGCGCCGACGAGCTTCGAGACGCGCGTCTCCGGGCTGAACTCGGTGTAGTCTTCCGAAACGATTGCTGCGATATCCATGAATTTCCATGTTTCCGCTGTAGTCGACGGCTGTACGACGCTGTTGGCAACTATCGTTGCCCTCAGATGAGACTTCGTCGCACGGCAGCAAATACCCGCCGATGGTTCTCGGCCCGTGAGATTCGGGGTGCGGCTGAGACGCGTTCGTCCGGCCACCTCTCGCTGCTGTGGTGGCTTCCCTGACGAGTACGGGGTCGACTACCGACGGCGACGACCGTGGTCGAAACGGCCGGGCCTGGTGTTCCGGGAATCATAGGATGGGGACCGACCCGAAGTTTGGTCGACCTAAAAGTGTTGTCCTACTGGTAGGTATAAGTGCCTGACGCACGTACGGATATACTGCAATGAGTTCCCAGAAAAGCGCTCGCAAAGCAGCACAGACGGTCGGCGAGAACCCGCTCCGTATCGACGAGGAGAAAGCCGAACAGGTCATCGACGCGCTGAACACGGACCTCGCCGACGCGTACGTCCTCTACCACCAGCTCCACAAGCACCACTGGAACGTGGAAGGTGCGGAGCACCGGGACATCCACGTCTTCCTCCAGGAGGCCTACGAGGAAGTCGAAGAAGCAGCGGACGAGATCGCCGAGCGCGTCCAGACGCTCGGCGGGGTGCCCCACGCGAGCATGGCCACGCTGTCGGACGTAGCGACCGTCGAACCGGAGGACGAGGACGTCTACGACATCCGGACCTCGCTGCAGAACGACCTCGAGATGTACGGCGACATCCTCGAGAGCTACCGGGAGCACATCGACCTCGCGGCGGGCCTGGGCGACCACGGAACCGCCCACATGCTCCGTGAACAGCTCATCGAGGTCGAAGAACACGCCCACGTCATCGACCACTACCTCGAAGACGACACGCTCGTCGTCGACTCGGCGACGAACTGAGCGACCACCGACTGACAGCCCACCCGTTTTCCCGCGTCGAGTCGCCGGTTGCTCTGGAGAGTCACGCCCGCCGTCCGCCCTGGCACACCGTCGTCTCTGTTATCGCCGTACGTCGACGGTCAGTTCGCTCGAAATCCACCCGTCCGAGTTCCCGGCTTCGAGAAAGACCGATTTCCCCGGACAGCTCGTACAGAAGGATATCTCGGGCGTCTCCGGCGTCTCTGCCTTCGCATCATCACTGGTGGTGGACTGTGTGCCAGCGGCCATTACGAGCGATTAGGCAGACCTAAAATAAAAATGGTCCGGTTCGTCTCGGCAGGTCCGGGCGTCCTGTGCGAGCAACGTGCACACAGGGCTCGAGCGAACTCCGTTCGCTCGGCGGATTCGAACCGAAGCGAGACTCACTGCGTTCGTCCCGCAGGGTTCGAACCGCCCGTCGGATAGATTCGCCACTCACGGCTCGTTCGTGGCAGAATCTATGGGTCCGGGCGGATTCGAACCACCGACCTCGGCCTTGTAAAGGCCACGTCATAACCAACTAGACCACGGACCCGCACTACGTCGTTTTCGACCGTCGGGAATAACGCTTTCTCTCTGAGACTACCAGAACTTCACGCCCAGGTCGTGCATCCGTTCGTTGTGGCGGGCGACGTTGATGAGCAGCGGCGTGACCGCCTCCACCTCTGCGGCGTTCGAGAGGGGGCCGCCGTCGAGGGCCCTGAGGCCCTCGATGGCCTCTGCGAGTTCGCTGACCGTGTCTTTCGCGTCGCCGTCGTCGCCGACGACGACGGTGTCCCAGTCGGCTCGGCGTCGAGGTTCGCCAGCCGACCGGCCGCGAGGTTGTGGAACGCGCCGACGACGGGGGTGTCGTCGGGCGCGGCGTTCGCCGCGAGTTCGGTGACGCTGCCGACGCCAGGCTGGTTGTAGTGGAACCCGTCCTCGTCGCGTTTCATCCCCACGGCGGGCGAGACGAGGACGGCGTCACCGAGCTCGTCGGCGACCGATTCGACGGTGTCCGTGAGGTGGTACGCGGGGACGGCCGCGACGACGACGTCCGCCCGGGCCGTGGCATCGAGGTTCGAGAGCCCCTCGACCGTGACGTCTCGGCCGCGGCTGTCGAGTTCCGTCTCGTACTCCTCGGCCATCTGGTCGGCCTTCTCGGCCTCCCGAGACCCGATGATGACCGTGTGGTTGGAGTCCGCCGCCCAGCGCAGCGCGAGGCCCTGTCCGATGTCGCCGGTGCCGCCGAGTAATGCGATGTCCATGTCGACTGAGTGGAGTGTCCGGCGAATAAGCGTTGTGCGACCGACCTCGATTACGTGTAGGTCTCCCAGGCCCAGTCGAACCCCCCGCCGTACGCGACGTAGAGGGCGGTGGCCAGTCCGGCGACGAACGTGGCAAGCTGGACGAGTATCCCGGCGAGACTCGTGTGCCCGAGCGCGAGATTCGCGACCGTCGCCAGGCTCACCGTCGCGAAGAAGAACACGAGAATGAACATGGCCAACCGACCCGGTCGGTGGGCGTCGTCGAAGATGTCCCGGTGTTCACGCATCGTCCAGTAGGCGGCGGGCCACGCGACGAGCTGGAAGCCGACGGTGTACAGCTGGGCCACGTCGAGGCTCGGGATGTAGACGGCCACCCCACCGACGATGCCGGCCCAGACGCTCACCAGGAGCGACCAGCCGACCAGCGACAACCGACCCATAGCTCGACCTGTTCGTCGGCGCAGAAATCCCTGCCGTTTCGCTCACTCCAGCAGGTCCGGCAGGTCCTCGACGGAGTCGACGACGGCGCTGGCGCCCGCGCTGGCGTACTTCTCCCGCCCCGCCTCGCCGGTGAGGCCGCCGGTCAGGACGCCGATACCGTAGTACACCCGTTCCTCGTCCTCGGCGTC
This DNA window, taken from Haloarcula ordinaria, encodes the following:
- a CDS encoding APC family permease, with product MIGMGAMIGAGIFVLTGLAAEIAGPAAILVFALNGVVTAFTGLSYAELAASIPKSGGGYAFVREVFADLPSYLMGWMLWFAYMIAGALYALGFAPNFLELLHVYGIVPPPEAVGAISLPVVDAALPATFLLAFLAVLGLVSLNAVSTAASGSLETVFTIVKVSILVVFVAFGATAPMFSTAEFQPLFPAEGGALAILPAMGLTFIAFEGYDLITTVTEEVENPRENIPKAIFVSLAATVVVYLAVVTVAVGTLGAQGLAEAGEAGIAQAATSFMPTGLPIIQNGGAIIVFGAVFSTLTALNAVVIASSRVAFSMGREGQLLPSFGQIHHRYGTPFVAIVASAVVMLGSVVLPTQSAGNMSSLFFLLSFIVVNGSVIKLRRERPDMNRPYEMPFYPAPPVIGIVLNLVLTLVLVEFLVRTDPLALALSAAWIGLGVVTYFGLNRLRTEPDAAEGTAAGDEQVPLEDD
- a CDS encoding response regulator, with translation MNRTSRLSILHVDDDADLRDLVKLQLEREENAIECTVRTEGCPQQALDLIRDPETAFDCVISDYNMPAMNGIEFLRAVRDSHPELPVLLFSGEETADIAAEIVEAGLTDYLRKGYGLDQYTMLIRRVSHAVESDGAFDSEMETELDGVGVVGRDEHFDDVDDTYASMYGYSADELTGKHWTELHPDEEVEHIRTHVLPVVERGGKWTGRSEGLRSDNTRFTESKLVTALDDGRLLIAVSELDDSPLAGEV
- a CDS encoding cytochrome C oxidase subunit IV family protein; this encodes MDWKGYTLIYVVLFVFATVQAVVEFVGLVDSAYWLAFGVIMVLSVIKAVGVAAYYQHLISEPRSVTYMILAGTLGAVALTAAAAYSIV
- a CDS encoding cbb3-type cytochrome c oxidase subunit I, whose translation is MSYDHGLPPKSSISRWFLTTNHKDIGILYLITSIFFLVFGGVLALLFRLELLSPGADLLGSMGYNQAVSTHGLLMVFWFISPFAFGFANYLVPLQIGADDLAFPRLNALSYWLYLFSGILVGVSFFQGATFAGGWTMYAPLNTPAYIPGEGLGATSVVLALIMFTAAVTMGSVNFLTTMYRMRAEGLRMRDIPIFSLSINLTVWMMLFAFAALLAALMILASDHVIGTTYFQFANDGTTLGTSAENPGASLLWAHLFWFFGHPEVYIVFFPALGAMAEIFQTFTGRRLVGRKWFIISMVLVAIQSFIVWMHHMFLTGINLPIKTIFMATTIGISLPFDLMVFSLIYTMAKGRVRFKTPFLFALGALLLFILGGITGVFLGAIVLDYQFRGTYWVVAHFHYVMFGGATALIGALYYWYPKMTGKMYNEFLGKVHFAAFFIGFNVLYFPMFIAWETPRRVFEYPADLTIWHNISTIGGFILGASMLVMFYNLFVSIWRGEDAGDSPWKYASTAEWAVPSPPDLENFPGLPSYANGSLEFLDDEDVAERTGTSTGGAGVAADGGRATDGGTARNIRAVTATATPTAAAHETGGGEHASHASFWPFLVSLGGFIAFLGLSGVRTGSVVYVGMAAVGSLATFGSLVGMTREPFHAPEMAIAERWPFDSVEKMKLGMWTFLASDVVLFGGFIGSYAFVRVAYGWSDWHHDLIPAEHVTMPGLINTYLLLTSSFLVVLAMVAAKRNRRKLTTGLMAGTFALGVGFLINKGIEWNHLFHISTEAFPNGWNLSTNIGSSTFYLTTGLHGAHVVIGLIICGYMTIRAWNGAYQGDDKPIEYFGLYWHFVDIVWLFLFPLFYIL
- the coxB gene encoding cytochrome c oxidase subunit II, producing the protein MSSHTLPHVTAFPLHGGDVRAPADVFNSIFEVFLVLGAVVGIVVVTYTMYHAVKYRESASEEDPYTDKVERPQLGEKPTGGTGGRKVFYSFGISAVIVISLIAWTYTTLLYVENGPDDDRADIDAIDIDVEGFRFGWAFTYPNGHETNTLVVPQDRVIRLQVTSSDVFHNFGIPELRVKTDAIPGQTTTAWFTAPETGEYEAKCYELCGSGHSVMVAPVEVVTQSEYEEWYSDTQASSNGTSGNETAALAPSGTATVGGAPA
- a CDS encoding DUF6789 family protein — protein: MADPSPGVDDPAMNDEPAVPDENEFDSLVGIIGDGLVGAAGGLVGTAMMSVVFLVAESVGAFDRSAFAILTELVGLDGLVPEVLFGYLIFLGGGMLPWPLLFASLKAYLPGRSDPVSGAFFGAAMWTGFVLAFYTGQSGLSLVLYALLTLVAHVVYGIGLGVVFNYFMTRPDSIV
- a CDS encoding DUF7557 family protein yields the protein MTYTLEISDDLRERLETHLEDDETYEEFIVELVSMYETEGAFLQEGYSE
- a CDS encoding universal stress protein, which produces MGSILLATDGSEYARKAADRAIDLAEEHESPLHVICVVDRQKFDDPALSSAELATIYAEDHAVVSVNEVTQMADGRDIVVEGETRHGVPHETILEYADEVDADVIVVGEHGDHEEHFSGVGKKVASTYDRDVVVVTAEP
- a CDS encoding universal stress protein → MYDQILIPTDGGDVADTAAEVAITLAGRFDATLHVVHVSELGELPPGTDDADASPLASGAEAAVTEIAEAAADAGLEVATAIVEAGSSVHGALLAYVERHDVDCLVMGTHGRSGVDRVVFGSVAERTVRESPVPVLTVHAETVLDPDFSSILVPTDGSRCARTAVDHAIELADLTGATLHLLNVVNPAAIYGDVDTARILDSLEAAGAGLLEDLEEVASDAGLSSVETTVTTGTPHRAIRAYADDHDIDCIAMGTHGRTGVQRYLLGSVTSRVIRLSDVPVLAIPGTRDD